In Candidatus Eisenbacteria bacterium, the following are encoded in one genomic region:
- a CDS encoding bifunctional 5,10-methylenetetrahydrofolate dehydrogenase/5,10-methenyltetrahydrofolate cyclohydrolase, translating into MTATLLWGKEAAAEIRAQAKERFDRIAARGVQPGLAIVTVGETPAGNPYVRSKSRAAQELGVRASVERLPGTTSEDALHAKLRGLSENRDIHGIILQLPLPSHLHEDLYLEDIAPIKDVDGLHPRNVGRWVHGLPAHRPATPLGVLELLRRHCGDLAGKRAVVIGRSRIVGRPLSVFLSERSPGLNATVTLCHSATRDLKSVAREGEILVVAIGRRRAITSEYVRPGAVVIDVGIHPIPTPDPGGPRFEGDVDMDSVRPVASAVTPVPGGVGPMTVAFLLRNLADAVEAQEGAG; encoded by the coding sequence ATGACGGCGACGCTTCTCTGGGGCAAGGAGGCGGCTGCGGAGATCAGGGCCCAGGCCAAGGAGCGCTTCGACCGGATCGCGGCGCGAGGCGTTCAGCCGGGATTGGCGATCGTCACGGTGGGCGAAACGCCGGCGGGAAACCCCTACGTCCGCTCGAAGAGCCGTGCCGCCCAAGAGCTGGGGGTGCGCGCCAGCGTGGAGCGCCTCCCCGGAACCACGAGCGAGGATGCGCTCCACGCGAAGCTCCGCGGGCTGAGCGAGAACCGCGACATTCACGGGATCATTTTGCAATTGCCGCTTCCATCGCACCTTCATGAGGACCTCTATCTCGAGGATATCGCCCCGATCAAGGACGTGGACGGGCTTCATCCGCGGAACGTGGGGCGCTGGGTGCACGGGCTCCCCGCCCATCGGCCCGCGACACCGCTCGGTGTGTTGGAGCTCCTGCGCCGGCACTGCGGCGACCTGGCCGGAAAGCGCGCCGTGGTGATCGGGAGAAGCCGCATCGTGGGCCGCCCTCTCTCCGTGTTTCTCTCCGAGCGAAGCCCGGGCCTCAACGCCACCGTCACGCTCTGCCACTCGGCGACGCGAGATCTCAAGTCCGTAGCCCGGGAAGGAGAGATTCTGGTCGTCGCGATCGGACGGCGCCGCGCCATAACTTCCGAGTACGTTCGGCCCGGCGCGGTGGTGATCGACGTCGGGATTCACCCGATCCCCACCCCCGATCCAGGCGGTCCGCGCTTCGAGGGCGACGTGGATATGGACTCGGTCCGCCCGGTCGCGTCGGCGGTGACCCCGGTTCCGGGCGGGGTCGGACCGATGACGGTGGCGTTCCTGCTTCGCAATCTCGCCGACGCCGTGGAGGCACAGGAGGGAGCGGGATGA
- a CDS encoding TIGR00282 family metallophosphoesterase, translating into MNILFIADIFGSPGRRAVRDLLPELVSSMGIDFLVANVENAAAGFGVTKDILEELKSLGVQCMTSGNHIWDRREVLPILDQEPLLLRPHNYPPGVPGTGARLFRTHGGVPVGVLNLMGRVFMNDIECPFRVADREIAAMQDQAKVIFVDFHAEATAEKIALGWHLDGRVSAIVGTHTHVQTADERIFPNGTGYITDAGMTGPHESVIGVQKELAIRKFLTQLPTRFEPATGDVKLHGVHLDVDEETGHCRHIERVSMNLDSTGRSGVS; encoded by the coding sequence GTGAACATCCTCTTCATCGCGGATATCTTCGGCTCGCCGGGCCGGAGAGCCGTACGGGATCTCCTGCCCGAGCTCGTCTCCTCGATGGGAATCGATTTTCTCGTGGCGAACGTGGAGAATGCGGCCGCGGGCTTCGGCGTCACCAAGGACATCCTGGAGGAGTTGAAATCGCTCGGTGTCCAGTGCATGACCAGCGGGAATCACATCTGGGATCGGAGGGAGGTGCTCCCGATTTTGGATCAGGAGCCCCTTCTCTTGAGGCCGCACAACTATCCACCCGGCGTCCCGGGCACCGGCGCTAGGCTCTTCCGGACGCACGGCGGCGTTCCGGTCGGCGTCTTGAACCTCATGGGACGCGTTTTCATGAACGACATCGAGTGCCCCTTTCGGGTCGCGGACCGCGAGATCGCCGCGATGCAGGACCAGGCCAAGGTGATCTTCGTCGACTTCCACGCGGAAGCGACGGCGGAGAAAATCGCCCTCGGCTGGCACCTGGACGGACGCGTCTCGGCGATTGTGGGAACCCACACGCATGTCCAGACGGCCGATGAGCGGATCTTCCCGAATGGAACGGGTTACATCACGGACGCCGGGATGACCGGCCCGCACGAGTCGGTCATCGGGGTTCAGAAGGAATTGGCGATCCGAAAATTTCTCACCCAGCTGCCCACGCGCTTTGAGCCCGCCACCGGCGATGTGAAGCTCCACGGCGTCCACCTCGACGTGGACGAGGAAACCGGGCACTGCCGGCACATCGAACGGGTCTCGATGAACCTGGACTCAACGGGTCGTTCGGGAGTGTCGTGA
- the xseA gene encoding exodeoxyribonuclease VII large subunit, whose translation MNPRGRVLPLPAPGRPDRVFTVSELTQGIKNLLEDRFGVVLVQGEVTGLRKHTSGHVYFSLKDELSEIRVVLFASQAAPARDALQDGIAVQVEGEVTVYPKQGNYQIRALRVEPVGYGALQARFEALKRKLQAEGLFAPERKRSLPRYPTRIGIVTSVSGAALQDMVRVIRTRAPYASITVVDTRVQGDGAAQEIAAALGRMNAWGLVDVIVVGRGGGSPQDLWAFNEEAVVRAIVASRIPVVSAVGHEVDFTLADLAADLRVATPSHAGQEILKDLEDIRRTLLDMSRHALNRILGQIGQARTHLRALEHHHALKRPERRIQEGLQSLDQYQDRFSRALSGWVISRRRRTEVLTERLRSHAPSRSFARARDRIEAIRRRALQTVTSRLSRQRERIQSQARLLDSFDHHRVLERGYALVWSEGQGILLKRGAGLRESDPIEVQFYDARAGARVTRVEPYAPGADEETP comes from the coding sequence ATGAATCCGCGGGGCCGAGTCCTTCCGCTGCCGGCACCGGGACGTCCGGACCGGGTGTTCACCGTCTCCGAGCTCACCCAGGGCATCAAGAATCTCCTCGAGGACCGATTCGGCGTGGTCCTCGTCCAGGGAGAGGTGACGGGCCTCCGCAAGCACACGAGCGGGCACGTGTATTTCTCCCTCAAAGATGAGCTCTCCGAGATCCGCGTCGTGCTTTTCGCGAGCCAAGCGGCGCCCGCTCGAGACGCGCTGCAAGACGGGATCGCGGTCCAGGTGGAAGGCGAAGTCACGGTCTATCCGAAGCAGGGGAACTACCAGATCCGCGCCCTCCGGGTCGAGCCGGTGGGCTACGGCGCGCTGCAGGCCCGATTCGAGGCGCTGAAGCGGAAGCTTCAGGCCGAGGGGCTCTTTGCGCCGGAGCGGAAGCGCAGCCTCCCGCGGTACCCGACGCGAATCGGGATCGTGACATCGGTTTCCGGGGCGGCGCTCCAGGACATGGTCCGGGTCATTCGGACCCGGGCGCCCTACGCGTCGATCACCGTCGTCGACACGCGCGTCCAGGGGGACGGTGCCGCTCAGGAGATCGCGGCCGCCCTCGGGCGAATGAACGCGTGGGGGTTGGTCGACGTGATCGTGGTCGGCCGCGGGGGAGGCTCCCCCCAGGACCTCTGGGCCTTCAACGAGGAGGCGGTCGTGCGCGCCATCGTCGCGTCGCGGATTCCGGTGGTCTCCGCCGTGGGGCATGAGGTGGATTTCACGCTCGCCGATCTCGCCGCGGATCTGCGCGTCGCCACCCCCAGCCACGCAGGCCAGGAGATATTGAAGGATCTGGAAGACATCCGGCGCACGCTGCTCGATATGAGCCGGCACGCCCTCAACCGGATCCTCGGCCAGATCGGCCAGGCGCGCACGCACCTTCGCGCGCTCGAGCACCACCACGCGCTCAAGCGTCCCGAGCGCCGCATCCAAGAAGGGCTTCAATCGCTGGATCAGTACCAGGACCGGTTCTCGCGCGCGCTCAGCGGATGGGTGATCTCCCGCCGCCGCCGGACCGAGGTGCTGACCGAGCGGCTTCGCAGCCACGCGCCGAGCCGCTCCTTCGCCCGCGCCCGCGATCGGATCGAGGCGATCCGCCGTCGCGCGCTGCAGACGGTCACCTCCCGTCTTTCGCGCCAACGCGAGCGGATCCAAAGCCAGGCAAGGCTCCTCGATTCGTTCGACCACCACCGCGTGCTCGAACGCGGCTACGCCCTCGTATGGAGCGAGGGGCAGGGCATCCTCCTAAAGCGCGGCGCGGGGCTCAGGGAGAGCGACCCCATCGAAGTGCAGTTCTACGACGCGCGGGCGGGGGCGCGCGTGACGCGGGTTGAGCCCTATGCCCCCGGGGCCGACGAGGAGACGCCATGA
- a CDS encoding divergent PAP2 family protein, with protein MTAANNPLVHALACGLLVQLSKVLTFLLREKKINVRRFVETGGMPSSHAASVSALSTCVGLLEGFDSVLFNVVVFFSLIVMYDAAGLRRAAGRQATLLNRILHEHIQLPGPPHDRLRELLGHTPLEVLVGAIIGVLFSMAIFRPPGGP; from the coding sequence ATGACGGCGGCCAACAACCCCCTCGTTCATGCCCTCGCGTGCGGGCTCCTGGTGCAGCTGAGCAAGGTGTTGACGTTCCTCCTGCGAGAGAAGAAAATCAACGTGAGGCGCTTTGTTGAGACGGGAGGGATGCCTAGCTCGCATGCAGCGTCGGTGTCGGCGCTCAGCACCTGTGTCGGGCTCTTGGAAGGCTTCGATTCCGTCCTGTTCAACGTGGTCGTATTCTTCAGCCTCATTGTCATGTATGACGCCGCGGGCCTGAGGCGCGCGGCGGGCCGTCAAGCGACGCTCTTGAACCGCATCCTGCACGAGCACATCCAGCTTCCGGGGCCGCCCCACGATCGCTTGCGAGAGCTCCTGGGGCATACGCCGCTCGAAGTGCTCGTCGGAGCCATCATCGGCGTCCTGTTCTCGATGGCCATCTTCCGCCCACCGGGAGGCCCGTGA
- the rny gene encoding ribonuclease Y, with translation MLLSPLATILFALGAAMVAFFLGWTAHRRIGEGKVLRAEQLAEKIIREAEREAENQKKSALLEAKDEWFREKAKLDRETQTLKSELLQVERKLQEQEGNLNRRAEVLDKKDRDQKRLERELETKTVQVDERDKELQRVLVEQNARLQRISGMTADEAKQQLITNLENEARSEAAKRLQEIREDLNRNAEREAREIITLAIQRCAADHSAESTVSVVHLPSDEMKGRIIGREGRNIRAFETVTGIDVIIDDTPEAVILSGFDPVRREVAKRALERLVTDGRIHPGRIEEVVAKVQKELDEQIIELGEAAVLEVGLHGIHPEIVKLLGRLQYRTSYGQNILQHSKEVAWICGMIAGQLGFDVQIAKRSGLLHDLGKAVTHEVEGAHAQISMDLAQKYGEPPDVVKAVGYHHHDPTAENLYAALVMAADAVSGARPGARRESIENYVKRLEALEKIADSFPGVEKSFAIQAGREIRIMVEPKHVDDSRALQLASDVARKVEKELQYPGQIKVVVIRETRAMEYAR, from the coding sequence ATGCTGCTATCCCCGCTAGCTACGATCCTCTTTGCGCTCGGCGCCGCCATGGTGGCGTTCTTCCTCGGCTGGACTGCGCATCGGCGCATCGGAGAGGGCAAGGTCCTCCGGGCCGAGCAACTCGCCGAGAAGATCATCCGCGAGGCCGAACGCGAGGCAGAGAACCAGAAAAAGAGCGCCCTGCTCGAAGCCAAAGACGAGTGGTTTCGAGAAAAGGCGAAACTGGACCGCGAAACCCAAACCCTGAAGAGCGAGCTGCTCCAGGTCGAACGGAAGCTCCAGGAGCAGGAAGGAAACCTCAACCGCCGCGCCGAGGTCCTCGACAAGAAAGACCGCGATCAGAAACGGCTCGAACGGGAGCTGGAGACGAAGACCGTCCAGGTGGATGAGCGGGACAAGGAGCTCCAGCGGGTGCTGGTCGAGCAGAATGCGCGCCTGCAGCGGATCAGCGGTATGACCGCCGACGAGGCGAAGCAGCAGCTCATCACCAATCTCGAAAACGAGGCCCGCTCCGAGGCCGCGAAGCGGCTCCAGGAGATCCGTGAGGATCTGAACCGGAATGCCGAACGCGAGGCCCGCGAGATCATCACGCTCGCGATCCAGCGCTGCGCGGCCGATCACTCCGCCGAGTCCACGGTCTCCGTGGTCCACCTGCCGAGCGACGAGATGAAAGGGCGCATCATCGGCCGTGAAGGGCGGAACATTCGGGCCTTCGAGACCGTAACCGGGATCGACGTCATCATCGACGATACGCCGGAAGCGGTCATCCTATCCGGATTCGATCCGGTGCGGCGCGAGGTCGCGAAACGCGCGCTCGAGCGTCTCGTCACGGATGGACGCATCCACCCCGGCCGCATCGAGGAAGTGGTCGCGAAGGTCCAGAAGGAGCTGGATGAGCAGATCATCGAGCTGGGGGAAGCGGCGGTTCTGGAGGTGGGTCTTCACGGGATCCACCCCGAGATCGTGAAGCTTCTCGGGAGGCTCCAGTACCGAACCTCCTATGGCCAGAACATCCTCCAGCACTCGAAGGAGGTGGCCTGGATCTGCGGCATGATCGCCGGCCAGCTCGGGTTCGACGTCCAGATCGCCAAGCGGTCGGGCCTTCTCCACGATCTGGGCAAGGCCGTGACCCACGAGGTGGAAGGAGCGCACGCCCAGATTTCCATGGATCTCGCGCAGAAGTACGGCGAGCCGCCGGACGTGGTGAAGGCTGTCGGGTATCACCATCACGATCCCACGGCGGAGAACCTCTACGCGGCTCTCGTCATGGCTGCCGACGCGGTCTCAGGCGCGCGCCCCGGCGCGCGGCGCGAGAGCATCGAGAACTACGTGAAGCGCCTCGAAGCGCTGGAGAAGATCGCGGACAGCTTCCCGGGCGTGGAGAAATCCTTCGCGATCCAGGCGGGGCGCGAGATTCGGATCATGGTCGAACCCAAACACGTGGACGACTCGCGCGCGCTGCAGCTCGCCTCCGACGTCGCGCGCAAAGTGGAAAAGGAGCTTCAGTATCCCGGCCAAATCAAGGTGGTGGTGATCCGCGAAACGCGAGCGATGGAGTACGCCCGCTAG
- a CDS encoding exodeoxyribonuclease VII small subunit, protein MKRKGAEPGVNPAAEGPSFEQMMERLEELVLRLERGDLSLEESIRAFEEGIRLVKQCTAVLGQAEQRIQRLTQEGAALAEAEPGLDEEERGADELPF, encoded by the coding sequence ATGAAGCGAAAGGGAGCCGAGCCGGGGGTGAATCCGGCGGCCGAGGGCCCCTCCTTCGAGCAGATGATGGAGCGGCTGGAAGAGCTGGTCTTGCGTCTCGAGCGCGGGGATCTCTCGCTCGAGGAGTCGATTCGAGCGTTCGAAGAGGGGATCAGGCTCGTGAAGCAGTGCACGGCCGTCCTCGGCCAGGCGGAACAACGGATTCAGCGCCTGACCCAGGAGGGCGCGGCGCTCGCGGAGGCCGAGCCGGGGCTCGATGAGGAGGAGCGTGGAGCCGACGAGCTCCCTTTTTGA
- a CDS encoding cell division protein ZapA, translating to MATEPDTLSVTIFGSEYKIKGADPVYIGEVAAYVDAKMRELDRRLSSGSPAKIAILTSLNIADELFRERTEKDRLLTDLKGKARTLGSALDACLRED from the coding sequence ATGGCAACGGAACCGGACACGCTCAGCGTGACGATCTTCGGAAGCGAATACAAGATCAAGGGGGCCGACCCGGTATACATCGGTGAGGTCGCGGCCTACGTCGACGCCAAGATGCGCGAGCTCGACCGCCGCCTCTCATCCGGGTCCCCGGCCAAGATCGCGATCCTCACCTCGCTCAACATCGCCGATGAGCTCTTCCGGGAACGAACGGAGAAAGATCGGCTCTTGACGGATCTGAAGGGCAAGGCCCGAACCTTGGGCTCCGCCCTCGACGCTTGCCTGCGCGAGGATTGA
- a CDS encoding polyprenyl synthetase family protein encodes MRRSVEPTSSLFERYLDRARRRIDSALDARLPPAREEPRPLHAAIRYSVFAGGKRLRPALCLLACESILGTSAPAVPAAVALEMIHTFSLIHDDLPGMDDDDWRRGRPSNHVVFGEGMAILAGDALLALGFQTLASSPLGRARDPRALIRIVTEATGTGGMIGGQAMDLLSEGKRLPLKRVLAMHARKTAMLIRGSLLLGAEIGGATPALKRRFSDYGSRVGLAFQIGDDLLNVRSSRKKIGKAVGSDRARGKATAPAAVGVERAEGESERLLREARRIARGLGRRAAEFESLTEFLEKRTS; translated from the coding sequence ATGAGGAGGAGCGTGGAGCCGACGAGCTCCCTTTTTGAACGCTACCTCGACCGCGCCCGGCGCCGCATCGACTCGGCGCTGGATGCCCGGCTCCCGCCCGCACGCGAGGAGCCTCGCCCCCTGCACGCCGCGATCCGGTACAGCGTCTTCGCGGGAGGGAAGCGCCTGAGGCCCGCGCTCTGCCTTCTCGCCTGTGAATCGATCCTGGGCACCAGTGCGCCCGCGGTTCCGGCCGCGGTGGCGCTCGAGATGATTCACACGTTCAGTCTGATCCACGATGACCTGCCCGGCATGGACGACGACGATTGGCGGCGAGGGCGTCCTTCCAACCACGTCGTGTTCGGAGAAGGTATGGCGATCCTGGCCGGCGACGCGCTCCTGGCGCTCGGCTTTCAAACCCTGGCGTCGTCGCCTCTGGGCCGGGCCAGAGACCCGCGGGCGCTGATCCGGATCGTCACCGAGGCGACCGGGACGGGGGGCATGATCGGCGGGCAGGCGATGGATCTCCTGTCGGAGGGGAAGCGGCTCCCGCTGAAGCGCGTCCTCGCGATGCACGCCCGCAAGACGGCGATGCTGATCCGCGGATCGCTTCTCCTCGGGGCGGAGATCGGAGGAGCGACGCCCGCGCTCAAGCGCCGCTTCAGCGACTACGGCTCGCGCGTCGGGCTCGCGTTTCAGATCGGAGACGATCTCCTCAACGTCCGCTCGAGCCGGAAGAAGATCGGCAAAGCCGTCGGCTCCGACCGGGCGCGCGGAAAGGCGACGGCGCCGGCGGCGGTCGGCGTGGAGCGCGCCGAGGGGGAATCGGAACGGTTGCTCCGCGAGGCCAGGCGGATCGCGCGCGGTCTGGGCCGTCGCGCGGCGGAGTTCGAATCGCTGACCGAGTTCCTCGAGAAACGCACGAGCTAG